From the Streptomyces nigrescens genome, one window contains:
- a CDS encoding helix-turn-helix transcriptional regulator, with protein sequence MAETLTPESGRPPHTLHGTAAGAPREVNAVPEPLRTYLISKSRNPVDLLNAATLLFGGSVATSPLDGLCGGDHELRGVAAHDFAVGYFASPLDVRVASAEGRRSYFVNIGVSGAISAARGSLRATLDMSTAGVVNPGDSQELRPVRARGTRFLGLRIDAALVDQEFSALTGHPPLSPIRFDFALDLATSKGRAVRLLVRSLLEQLDSGDPLFQRSDVQRGQLRSIVTALLLAQPHSHTAELRDGPPPGHPRAVRAALAFIEANLTEHISLSDIAQAAHCSPRTISSAFRNRLGLSPLSYVRNLRLDRIREDILASTDPIGTIAYRWGVSHLGRFASAYRDRFAELPSDTAARR encoded by the coding sequence ATGGCTGAGACACTGACGCCGGAATCGGGCCGCCCGCCACATACGCTCCACGGCACCGCGGCGGGCGCACCAAGGGAGGTGAACGCCGTGCCGGAGCCGCTGCGCACCTACCTCATCAGCAAATCCCGGAACCCCGTCGACCTCCTGAACGCCGCCACCCTGCTCTTCGGCGGCTCTGTCGCCACATCGCCGCTGGACGGCCTGTGCGGCGGCGATCACGAACTGCGCGGCGTAGCCGCCCACGACTTCGCAGTGGGCTACTTCGCCTCACCGCTCGATGTGCGCGTCGCCTCGGCCGAGGGCCGCAGGTCCTACTTCGTCAACATAGGCGTCTCCGGCGCGATCTCGGCAGCGCGCGGCAGCCTGCGGGCGACCTTGGACATGTCGACGGCGGGAGTCGTCAACCCCGGCGACTCCCAGGAACTGCGGCCCGTGCGTGCCCGCGGGACGCGGTTCCTGGGACTGCGCATCGACGCCGCCCTGGTCGACCAGGAGTTCAGTGCGTTGACCGGGCACCCGCCGCTGTCCCCCATACGCTTTGACTTCGCCCTGGACCTGGCCACGTCCAAGGGCCGGGCGGTGCGGCTACTGGTCCGTTCCCTCCTCGAACAGCTGGATTCGGGAGACCCCCTCTTCCAGCGCTCGGACGTGCAGCGCGGCCAGCTGCGGTCCATCGTCACCGCCCTGCTCCTGGCCCAGCCGCACTCGCACACGGCCGAGCTGCGCGACGGTCCTCCACCCGGCCACCCGCGTGCTGTGCGCGCAGCCCTCGCGTTCATCGAGGCGAACCTCACCGAGCACATCAGCCTCAGTGACATCGCGCAGGCCGCCCACTGCAGCCCTCGCACCATCAGCTCGGCGTTCCGCAACCGGCTCGGCCTCTCGCCCCTGTCCTACGTCCGCAACCTGCGGCTCGACCGGATCCGTGAGGACATCCTCGCCTCCACCGACCCCATCGGCACGATCGCCTACCGGTGGGGCGTCTCCCACCTCGGCCGCTTCGCGAGCGCGTATCGCGACCGCTTCGCCGAACTCCCCTCCGACACCGCGGCCCGAAGGTAA
- a CDS encoding ATP-binding cassette domain-containing protein: MTALVELTEVSKYYGNVRALEGVSLEVHAGEISCVLGDNGAGKSTLIKIIAGLHRHDAGSFTIDGEETTLSSPREALDRGIATVYQDLAVVPLMPVWRNFFLGSEPTTGAGPFKRLDVHTMRETTRSELLRMGIDLRDVDQPIGTLSGGERQCVAIARAVYFGAKVLVLDEPTAALGVKQSGVVLKYVAAARDAGLGVVLITHNPHHAYLVGDRFVLLKRGTMAGSHAKSEIALEELTRQMAGGSELEQLSHELARTATPEFPGGHRPE; this comes from the coding sequence ATGACAGCGCTGGTCGAGCTGACCGAGGTCAGCAAGTACTACGGGAACGTCCGGGCCCTGGAAGGCGTCTCGCTGGAGGTGCACGCGGGTGAGATCTCCTGTGTGCTCGGCGACAACGGCGCCGGCAAGTCCACCCTCATCAAGATCATCGCAGGGCTGCACCGGCACGACGCCGGCTCCTTCACCATCGACGGTGAGGAGACCACCCTCTCCTCACCGCGCGAGGCCCTGGACCGCGGTATCGCCACCGTCTACCAGGACCTGGCCGTCGTCCCCCTCATGCCGGTGTGGCGGAACTTCTTCCTCGGCTCCGAGCCGACCACCGGCGCCGGCCCCTTCAAGCGGCTCGATGTCCACACGATGCGCGAGACCACCCGCAGCGAGCTGCTGCGGATGGGCATCGACCTGCGCGATGTCGACCAGCCCATCGGCACCCTCTCGGGCGGCGAACGGCAGTGCGTCGCCATCGCCCGCGCCGTCTACTTCGGTGCCAAGGTCCTCGTCCTGGACGAGCCGACCGCGGCGCTCGGCGTCAAACAGTCCGGTGTCGTCCTCAAGTACGTCGCGGCCGCCCGGGACGCCGGGCTCGGCGTGGTGTTGATCACCCACAATCCGCACCATGCCTATCTCGTCGGCGACCGCTTCGTGCTGCTCAAACGGGGCACGATGGCCGGCAGTCACGCCAAGTCGGAGATCGCCCTGGAAGAGCTGACCCGTCAAATGGCGGGCGGCAGCGAGCTGGAACAGCTCAGCCACGAGCTGGCCCGCACCGCGACCCCGGAATTCCCCGGAGGTCACCGGCCCGAGTGA
- a CDS encoding ROK family glucokinase has translation MSMYRDRVHRGSAGATVLRTVGTRERRSHLTAPRVPTVGIDIGGTKVMAGVVDADGAILEKVRTETPDKSKSPRVVEDTITELVLDLSDRHDVHAVGIGAAGWVDADRSKVLFAPHLNWRNEPLRDRLAGRLAVPVMVDNDANTAAWAEWRFGAGRGQDHLVMITLGTGIGGAILEDGAVKRGKYGVAGEFGHMQVVPSGHRCPCGNRGCWEQYSSGNALVREARELAAADSPVAYNIIERVGGRVGDITGPLITELAREGDAMCVELLQEIGQWLGVGIANLAAALDPSCFVIGGGVSAADDLLIGPARDAFRRHLTGRGYRPEATITKAQLGPEAGMVGAADLARLVARRFRRANRRRVERYERYERAGRR, from the coding sequence ATGAGCATGTACCGGGACCGGGTGCACCGAGGATCCGCCGGCGCCACCGTGCTGCGCACGGTCGGCACCCGCGAGCGGCGCTCGCATCTGACCGCCCCCCGGGTGCCCACCGTCGGTATCGACATCGGCGGCACCAAGGTCATGGCGGGCGTGGTCGACGCCGACGGCGCCATCCTGGAGAAGGTCCGCACCGAGACGCCGGACAAGTCCAAGAGCCCCCGGGTCGTCGAGGACACCATCACCGAGCTGGTGCTCGACCTCTCCGACCGGCACGACGTCCACGCGGTCGGCATCGGCGCGGCCGGCTGGGTCGACGCGGACCGCAGCAAGGTGCTCTTCGCCCCGCATCTGAACTGGCGCAACGAACCCCTGCGCGACCGGCTCGCCGGCCGCCTCGCGGTGCCGGTCATGGTCGACAACGACGCCAACACCGCCGCCTGGGCGGAGTGGCGCTTCGGCGCCGGCCGCGGCCAGGACCACCTCGTCATGATCACGCTCGGTACGGGCATCGGCGGCGCGATCCTGGAGGACGGCGCGGTCAAGCGCGGCAAGTACGGCGTGGCCGGTGAATTCGGCCATATGCAGGTCGTCCCCAGCGGCCACCGCTGCCCCTGCGGCAACCGCGGCTGCTGGGAGCAGTACAGCTCCGGCAATGCGCTGGTGCGCGAGGCCCGCGAGCTGGCCGCCGCCGACTCCCCGGTCGCGTACAACATCATCGAGCGGGTCGGCGGCCGCGTCGGTGACATCACCGGACCGCTGATCACCGAGCTGGCCCGGGAGGGCGACGCGATGTGCGTCGAGCTCCTCCAGGAGATCGGCCAGTGGCTCGGCGTCGGCATCGCCAACCTCGCCGCCGCCCTCGACCCGTCCTGCTTCGTCATCGGCGGGGGAGTCAGCGCCGCCGACGACCTGCTGATCGGCCCGGCCAGGGACGCCTTCCGGCGTCATCTCACCGGCCGCGGCTACCGTCCCGAGGCCACCATCACCAAGGCCCAGCTGGGCCCCGAGGCGGGCATGGTCGGCGCCGCCGACCTGGCTCGTCTGGTGGCCCGCCGCTTCCGGCGCGCCAACCGGCGCCGCGTCGAGCGCTACGAGCGCTATGAACGGGCCGGCCGCCGATGA
- a CDS encoding FAD-dependent monooxygenase: protein MNGYRGARTAMIVGAGVAGLTAATALAGAGWQVEIAEVNPSRATSGWGLCLTGPALRALAELGLADDCLTAGYGMSVITHVDVDGEPAGRARLPRLIGARQPAMAGIARPVLHRILHTEAEQRGVVVQQGLTVTAVDQEGELVRVQLSDGTVRQVALLVGADGIRSSARSLLGLETSLGYHGQMVWRALVPRPQWATGIHQFAGKADTAGLVPISAGQAYVFLTENGVEQSVLPEAELVPRLQQLLEAFPGRVEEIRPLVSVSESVVRRPVLTAFLEGAWNRGNGVVIGDAAHAPAPQMASGAALAIEDGLVLAEELGRHRSVGAGLDAFVSRRGQRCRTLVETSVAIAGLEHAQRHREAYPLTDAGHRLMAEPA from the coding sequence ATGAACGGCTATCGCGGTGCGCGTACGGCCATGATCGTGGGCGCGGGCGTCGCTGGTCTGACAGCGGCCACTGCCCTGGCAGGCGCGGGATGGCAGGTGGAGATCGCTGAGGTCAATCCGTCAAGAGCGACTTCCGGCTGGGGGTTGTGCCTGACCGGTCCCGCGCTGCGCGCGCTGGCCGAGCTGGGTCTCGCGGACGACTGTCTGACCGCGGGCTACGGCATGAGCGTGATCACGCACGTGGACGTGGACGGTGAACCCGCGGGCCGGGCCCGGCTACCGCGCCTGATCGGTGCGCGGCAACCGGCGATGGCCGGCATAGCGCGCCCCGTGCTGCACCGCATCCTGCACACGGAAGCCGAGCAGCGCGGCGTAGTCGTACAACAAGGACTGACCGTCACGGCGGTGGACCAGGAGGGGGAGCTGGTCCGCGTGCAGTTGTCGGACGGGACAGTCCGGCAGGTCGCGCTGTTGGTGGGCGCGGACGGGATCCGCTCATCGGCGCGGAGCCTGCTGGGCCTTGAGACCTCGCTCGGCTATCACGGGCAGATGGTCTGGCGGGCTCTGGTGCCCCGCCCGCAGTGGGCCACCGGGATCCACCAGTTTGCCGGGAAGGCCGACACGGCGGGCCTCGTGCCCATCTCGGCCGGCCAGGCGTACGTGTTCTTGACGGAGAACGGAGTGGAGCAGAGCGTCCTGCCCGAGGCCGAACTCGTCCCGCGCCTGCAGCAGTTACTGGAGGCCTTCCCGGGCCGGGTGGAGGAGATCCGCCCTCTGGTGTCCGTGTCGGAGTCGGTGGTGCGCCGCCCGGTGCTGACTGCGTTCCTTGAGGGCGCCTGGAACCGGGGCAACGGCGTCGTCATCGGTGACGCCGCGCACGCGCCCGCACCGCAGATGGCCAGCGGCGCGGCTCTGGCCATCGAGGACGGGCTCGTGCTGGCCGAAGAGCTCGGGCGGCACAGGTCGGTCGGGGCGGGGCTCGATGCGTTCGTGAGTCGGCGCGGACAGCGGTGCCGAACGCTCGTGGAGACCTCGGTGGCGATCGCCGGCCTGGAGCATGCGCAGCGCCATCGTGAGGCGTATCCGCTGACGGATGCCGGTCACCGGCTCATGGCCGAGCCCGCGTGA
- a CDS encoding TetR/AcrR family transcriptional regulator has protein sequence MSNRTASTTPSENAPARALRADAERNRQRIIAAAQEVFAERGLDVTLDDVAHHAGVGVGTVYRRFGGREELVEAVFEDEALRVVALAEQALAHEDPWDGLVEYFLAAAQRFAENRGLREVLLGHVDGRPRVAAARERLLPAVGALIARAQQDGRLRDDIERTDFPLIQIMLGAVTQHSRTITPDLWKRYLTLILDGIRRDRGGPSPLPHRALDLDEFAQTMK, from the coding sequence ATGAGTAACCGAACCGCCTCCACCACGCCCTCCGAGAACGCCCCGGCGCGTGCCCTGAGGGCGGACGCGGAACGGAACAGGCAACGCATCATCGCCGCCGCTCAGGAGGTCTTCGCCGAACGAGGGCTGGACGTCACCCTCGACGACGTCGCCCACCACGCGGGCGTCGGCGTCGGCACCGTCTACCGCCGCTTCGGGGGCCGTGAGGAACTCGTCGAGGCCGTCTTCGAGGACGAGGCGCTGCGGGTGGTCGCACTCGCGGAGCAGGCCCTCGCCCACGAAGATCCCTGGGACGGCCTCGTGGAGTACTTCCTGGCCGCCGCCCAGCGGTTCGCCGAGAACCGCGGCCTGAGGGAAGTCCTGCTGGGACACGTGGACGGCAGGCCCCGGGTGGCCGCCGCGCGGGAGCGCCTCCTGCCCGCGGTCGGCGCCCTCATCGCGCGCGCCCAGCAGGACGGCCGGCTCCGCGATGACATCGAACGGACCGACTTCCCCCTCATCCAGATCATGCTCGGAGCCGTCACCCAGCACAGCCGGACCATCACGCCGGACCTCTGGAAGCGCTACCTCACCCTCATCCTGGACGGCATACGCCGCGACAGGGGCGGCCCGTCCCCCTTGCCCCACCGCGCACTCGACCTCGACGAATTCGCCCAGACCATGAAGTGA
- a CDS encoding ABC transporter permease encodes MSHTDAPPLQPAGPSESGGDERLLHRSLARRLMGRPELGSVVGAAAVFLFFSIAAEPFLRASSLSTVLYASSTIGIMAVPVALLMIGGEFDLSAGVMVVSSALISSMFSYQMTANTWVGVGVSLLVTLAIGAFNGTLLTRTKLPSFIITLGTFFMLTGLNLGFTKLISGTVSTKTIADMEGFESARTLFASHLTLGSVDIQVTILWWLALVAVATWILLRTRVGNWIFAVGGNADAARAVGVPVTKTKIGLYMGVAFAAWVSGQHLLFSYDAIQSGDGVGNEFLYIIAAAVGGCLMTGGFGSAIGAAVGAFIFGMASKGIVYAQWNPDWYKFFLGAMLLLATLLNAWVRKRAEEKA; translated from the coding sequence ATGAGCCACACGGACGCCCCACCGCTGCAGCCCGCCGGCCCGTCCGAGAGCGGAGGCGACGAACGGCTGCTGCACCGCTCCCTGGCCCGCCGGCTGATGGGCCGCCCCGAACTGGGCTCCGTCGTCGGTGCCGCCGCGGTCTTCCTCTTCTTCTCGATCGCCGCCGAGCCGTTCCTGCGGGCCTCCAGCCTCTCCACCGTGCTCTATGCGTCCTCGACGATCGGCATCATGGCGGTGCCGGTGGCACTGCTGATGATCGGCGGCGAATTCGATCTGTCGGCCGGTGTCATGGTCGTCAGCTCGGCGCTGATCTCGTCGATGTTCAGCTACCAGATGACGGCCAACACCTGGGTGGGTGTCGGGGTGTCGCTGCTGGTCACCCTCGCCATCGGCGCGTTCAACGGCACCCTGCTGACCCGTACTAAACTGCCCAGCTTCATCATCACGCTCGGCACCTTCTTCATGCTGACCGGCCTCAACCTCGGCTTCACCAAGCTGATCAGCGGCACCGTCTCGACGAAGACCATCGCCGACATGGAGGGCTTCGAGTCGGCCCGCACGCTCTTCGCCTCGCACCTGACCCTGGGCAGCGTGGACATCCAGGTCACCATCCTGTGGTGGCTGGCGCTGGTCGCGGTCGCCACCTGGATCCTGCTGCGGACCCGCGTCGGCAACTGGATCTTCGCGGTGGGCGGCAACGCCGACGCCGCACGGGCCGTGGGTGTCCCGGTCACCAAGACCAAGATCGGCCTCTACATGGGCGTCGCCTTCGCCGCCTGGGTCTCCGGACAGCATCTGCTGTTCTCGTACGACGCGATCCAGTCCGGCGACGGCGTCGGCAACGAGTTCCTGTACATCATCGCCGCGGCGGTCGGCGGCTGTCTGATGACCGGCGGCTTCGGCTCCGCGATCGGTGCCGCCGTCGGCGCCTTCATCTTCGGCATGGCCAGCAAGGGCATCGTCTACGCGCAGTGGAATCCGGACTGGTACAAGTTCTTCCTCGGCGCGATGCTGCTGCTCGCCACACTCCTGAACGCATGGGTCCGCAAGCGGGCGGAGGAAAAGGCATGA
- a CDS encoding sugar ABC transporter substrate-binding protein: protein MGAVLAAALGASLAGCSSTGGLRAEQERAAKAAGGKAAVNTPRWTFAMVTHSGDGDTFWDIVQNGAQQAAVKDNIKFVYGHDKEAQRQSQLVQSYIDQKVDGLIVSLAKPNAMKDVVAKARKAGIPVITVNSGAEESKAFGALSHIGQDETVAGEAVGEELNKRDRKKALCVLHEQGNVGHEQRCDGAEKTFKGDLQKLYVEGTNMPDVQSSIESKLQSDSAIDAVVTLGAPFAPTAVKAREQAGSKAEIDTFDLNAQVATGLKDGTLGFAVDQQPYLQGYEAIDLLWLYKYNSDVLGGGKPVLTGPQVITKKDAAALQEYTKRGTR from the coding sequence ATAGGCGCCGTGCTGGCGGCGGCGCTGGGCGCCTCCCTGGCGGGGTGCAGCAGCACCGGAGGGCTGCGCGCCGAGCAGGAGCGCGCCGCGAAGGCCGCCGGCGGCAAGGCCGCGGTGAACACCCCCAGGTGGACGTTTGCGATGGTCACCCACTCGGGAGACGGCGACACCTTCTGGGACATCGTGCAGAACGGCGCCCAGCAGGCCGCCGTCAAGGACAACATCAAGTTCGTCTACGGGCACGACAAGGAGGCCCAGCGGCAGAGCCAGCTGGTGCAGTCCTACATCGACCAGAAGGTCGACGGGCTGATCGTCTCCCTGGCCAAGCCCAACGCCATGAAGGACGTCGTCGCCAAGGCCCGGAAGGCCGGCATCCCGGTGATCACGGTGAACTCCGGCGCCGAGGAGTCCAAGGCGTTCGGTGCGCTCAGCCACATCGGGCAGGACGAGACGGTGGCGGGCGAGGCGGTCGGCGAGGAGCTGAACAAGCGCGACCGCAAGAAGGCCCTGTGCGTTCTGCACGAGCAGGGCAACGTCGGCCATGAGCAGCGCTGCGACGGCGCCGAGAAGACCTTCAAGGGTGATCTGCAGAAGCTGTATGTCGAGGGCACCAACATGCCCGATGTGCAGTCCTCCATCGAGTCCAAGCTCCAGTCGGACAGCGCCATCGACGCCGTCGTCACGCTCGGCGCGCCCTTCGCCCCCACCGCCGTCAAGGCCAGGGAGCAGGCCGGCAGCAAGGCCGAGATCGACACCTTCGACCTCAATGCCCAGGTCGCGACCGGCCTGAAGGACGGCACCCTCGGCTTCGCCGTCGACCAGCAGCCCTACCTCCAGGGCTACGAGGCCATCGACCTGCTGTGGCTCTACAAGTACAACTCCGACGTCCTCGGCGGCGGCAAGCCGGTGCTCACCGGACCCCAGGTGATCACCAAGAAGGACGCCGCGGCACTGCAGGAGTACACGAAGCGGGGGACCCGATGA
- a CDS encoding FAD-dependent monooxygenase — protein MNKPRALIVGMGIGGLATALRLHDIGWETLLVERAPQRRPAGYFVGLFDSGQLAAQRMGVLDAIGNRAVVEKGRSYDIDRAGRRRPGLGYGDLPGSPRMLLRGDIESALYDAAEPFTEIRYGTTPVAVEEHRDGVNVTLRTTSGDNTTETTEVFDLVVGADGLRSTVRRLAFGPDSDYFRPFHHIIGATILKEPVPGYGLTDGVVLTEPGRAAWVFPFSDHRPGLLLTYRTDDEDAEFQRPPIESLRRAFGPEPTGPVLDNLLRQFEQADHRLFDSVHQVVMPTWHTGRVVLLGDAAWCLTLYSGMGASSAIAGADLLGTMLQRNPGNPSRALREWEQRMRPFIATMQEHGRKELVIFVPQTRRDKLTRTLTRSLMGNSVGRRVMKSLLAGSFKDKSIDVAAA, from the coding sequence ATGAACAAGCCGCGTGCCCTCATCGTGGGCATGGGTATCGGAGGCCTGGCCACGGCCCTGCGCCTCCACGACATCGGCTGGGAGACCCTGCTCGTCGAGCGCGCTCCCCAGCGCCGTCCCGCCGGATACTTCGTCGGGCTGTTCGACTCCGGCCAGCTCGCCGCGCAGCGGATGGGCGTGCTCGACGCCATCGGCAACCGGGCCGTCGTCGAGAAGGGCAGGTCCTACGACATCGACCGGGCCGGCCGCCGCCGGCCGGGCCTGGGATACGGCGACCTTCCCGGCTCCCCCCGCATGCTGCTCAGGGGTGACATCGAGAGCGCCCTCTACGATGCCGCCGAGCCCTTCACCGAGATCCGCTACGGCACGACACCGGTGGCCGTCGAGGAGCACCGCGACGGTGTGAACGTCACGCTGCGCACCACCTCGGGAGACAACACCACCGAAACAACGGAGGTGTTCGACCTCGTGGTGGGGGCCGACGGCCTGCGCTCCACGGTGCGTCGCCTGGCCTTCGGCCCCGACTCCGACTACTTCCGTCCGTTCCACCACATCATCGGCGCCACGATCCTCAAGGAACCCGTGCCCGGCTACGGGCTCACCGACGGCGTCGTCCTGACGGAACCAGGGCGTGCCGCCTGGGTCTTCCCCTTCTCCGACCACCGGCCGGGGCTGCTGCTCACCTACCGCACCGACGACGAGGACGCGGAGTTCCAGCGCCCGCCCATCGAGTCACTGCGCCGCGCCTTCGGCCCCGAGCCGACCGGACCCGTGCTGGACAACCTCCTCCGGCAGTTCGAGCAGGCCGACCACCGTCTCTTCGACTCCGTCCACCAGGTGGTGATGCCGACGTGGCACACCGGCCGAGTCGTTCTCCTCGGTGACGCGGCCTGGTGTCTGACGCTCTATTCCGGCATGGGCGCCTCCAGCGCCATCGCCGGCGCGGACCTGCTCGGCACCATGCTGCAGCGCAACCCGGGCAACCCCTCCCGGGCACTGCGCGAGTGGGAGCAGAGGATGCGGCCCTTCATCGCCACCATGCAGGAGCACGGCCGCAAGGAACTGGTGATATTCGTCCCCCAGACCCGCCGGGACAAGCTCACCCGCACCCTCACCAGGTCGCTGATGGGCAACTCGGTCGGCAGGCGCGTGATGAAGAGCCTGCTGGCCGGCTCGTTCAAGGACAAGTCCATCGACGTCGCCGCGGCCTGA
- a CDS encoding VOC family protein, with product MSNSGSLITHLRHIDVAMPNFAEQRQFYTELWGLTEAAGDTGVSFLAAEGSPEQYVVRLREDAHKRTDLIAFGAAGAGDVDILAAQLIAQGVRLVHEPKALDTPGGGYAVRFFDNEGRVVEVSADVAARRHRRIEAREPIPVRLSHVLMNSPTPEATVAWYIRHLGFCLSDTMCLGGRGGIIWFLRCNTFHHSFGIVRGPHAAFHHASFEMRGIDEFMRGTGRMRRMGIERLWGPGRHRAGDNSFSYFLDRAGNTVEYTTELEILDEDTWHPHIYDLHDPANADQWGTANEMDEFIAVKSHNDVDPGLFVAPPM from the coding sequence ATGAGCAACAGCGGCAGTCTGATCACCCATCTGCGGCACATCGATGTCGCCATGCCGAACTTCGCCGAGCAGCGTCAGTTCTACACCGAGCTGTGGGGGCTGACGGAGGCCGCCGGTGACACCGGTGTCTCGTTCCTGGCAGCCGAGGGCTCCCCGGAGCAGTACGTGGTGCGACTGCGCGAGGACGCCCACAAGCGCACCGACCTGATCGCCTTCGGCGCTGCCGGCGCCGGCGATGTCGACATCCTGGCCGCACAGCTGATCGCGCAGGGCGTGCGGCTGGTCCACGAACCGAAGGCGCTGGACACACCCGGGGGCGGCTACGCGGTCCGTTTCTTCGACAACGAGGGCCGCGTGGTGGAGGTCTCCGCCGACGTCGCCGCGCGCCGGCACCGCAGGATCGAGGCCCGCGAGCCGATCCCCGTGCGCCTCTCCCACGTCCTGATGAACTCTCCCACCCCCGAGGCCACGGTTGCCTGGTACATCAGGCACTTGGGGTTCTGCCTCTCGGACACCATGTGCCTCGGCGGCCGCGGCGGGATCATCTGGTTTCTGCGGTGCAACACCTTCCACCACAGCTTCGGCATCGTGCGCGGGCCGCACGCGGCCTTCCACCACGCCTCCTTCGAGATGCGCGGAATCGACGAGTTCATGCGCGGCACCGGCCGGATGCGGCGCATGGGCATCGAGCGGCTGTGGGGGCCGGGGCGCCACCGTGCCGGTGACAACTCCTTCAGCTACTTCCTCGACCGGGCCGGCAACACCGTCGAGTACACCACCGAGCTGGAAATCCTGGACGAGGACACCTGGCACCCCCACATCTACGACCTGCACGACCCCGCCAACGCGGATCAGTGGGGCACGGCCAACGAGATGGACGAGTTCATCGCCGTCAAGTCCCACAACGACGTGGACCCGGGGCTGTTCGTCGCACCGCCGATGTGA
- a CDS encoding alpha/beta fold hydrolase gives MPKHHRVSINGISLQITEQGEGPLVLLLHGFPETSYSWRHQIQPLAEAGYRVVAPDQRGYGGTNCPEGIDHYTILHLVGDVVGLIHALGERQAVVVGHDWGAMVAWNTALIRPDVVRGVVGISVPPLPRGPVPPMAAARERFGEDFYQVYFQQPHVAEAELSKDIPATLRKVLAGTRKAAGEGAGGFLGPFAEPDVLPGWLTEADLATFAGQFSTSGFTGGLNWYRNLDRNWELTTAWQDAPITPPSLYISGERDAVRGIYHPDFLDNPDEIVPNLRGVVDIPDSGHWTQQERPAEVNKALLDFLSGL, from the coding sequence TTGCCCAAGCACCATCGCGTCTCCATCAACGGCATCAGCCTGCAGATCACCGAACAGGGCGAAGGTCCGCTTGTTCTGCTGCTCCACGGCTTCCCGGAAACGTCGTACTCCTGGCGTCACCAGATCCAGCCACTCGCCGAAGCCGGCTACCGCGTGGTCGCGCCCGACCAGCGCGGCTACGGCGGCACCAACTGCCCCGAAGGCATCGACCACTACACCATCCTGCACCTCGTCGGTGACGTCGTCGGCCTCATCCATGCCCTCGGCGAGCGGCAGGCCGTGGTCGTCGGTCACGACTGGGGCGCCATGGTCGCCTGGAACACCGCCCTGATACGTCCGGATGTCGTACGCGGCGTGGTCGGCATCAGCGTCCCGCCCCTGCCGCGTGGCCCCGTCCCGCCCATGGCCGCCGCCCGTGAGCGCTTCGGCGAGGACTTCTACCAGGTCTATTTCCAGCAGCCGCACGTCGCCGAGGCCGAGTTGAGCAAGGACATCCCGGCAACCTTGCGCAAGGTCCTCGCGGGCACCCGGAAGGCCGCGGGCGAAGGCGCCGGCGGCTTCCTCGGCCCGTTCGCCGAACCGGACGTCCTGCCCGGGTGGCTCACCGAAGCCGACCTCGCCACGTTCGCCGGACAGTTCTCCACCAGCGGATTCACCGGCGGCCTCAACTGGTACCGCAACCTCGACCGCAACTGGGAACTGACCACCGCCTGGCAGGACGCCCCGATCACTCCGCCGTCGCTCTACATCAGCGGTGAACGCGACGCCGTCCGCGGCATCTATCACCCGGATTTCCTGGACAACCCGGACGAGATCGTCCCCAACCTGCGTGGGGTGGTCGACATACCCGACAGCGGCCACTGGACGCAGCAAGAACGTCCGGCCGAGGTCAACAAGGCTCTCCTCGACTTCCTCAGCGGCCTTTAG